From Vanrija pseudolonga chromosome 1, complete sequence, a single genomic window includes:
- the MES7 gene encoding Methylesterase 7 has protein sequence MADLPTFVLVPGAWHKATCYSKITKLLEEKYHLRCVSVTLPSTTGDPAKTFKDDLDAAREAIAGETSRGHDVIVVAHSYGGIVGNSSVQGFTGPRDGATGRVVGIILIASGCNLPGLSFMDPLFGRPPPAWRVNSETGFADIVMSPREMFYHDVPDDEAAYWVSELQPQSLKALFEGGEFTYPGWKDVPVWYIGTIEDRGLPVAVQRMGIGMAREMGGRIEHRELQTSHSPFLSQPEQTVGIMLEALEAFTGKPVDSAPPAGQTSRDLTTVPEARLLQPLTWVKFGLPLIFGRFIGRSILIFGGIKKFFGSRS, from the coding sequence ATGGCAGACCTACCTACCTTCGTCTTGGTCCCGGGCGCCTGGCACAAGGCGACGTGCTACAGCAAGATCACCAAGCTGCTGGAGGAAAAGTACCACCTGCGCTGCGTTAGCGTGACGCTCCCCTCGACGACTGGCGACCCGGCAAAGACCTTCAAAGACGATCTCGATGCCGCTCGCGAGGCAATCGCCGGCGAGACAAGCCGCGGTCATGATGTGATTGTGGTCGCACACTCGTAcggcggcatcgtcggcAACAGCTCGGTCCAGGGTTTCACGGGGCCGCGAGACGGCGCCAccggccgtgtcgtcggcatcaTCCTCATCGCCTCGGGCTGCAACCTGCCAGGCCTCTCCTTCATGGACCCTCTGTTCGGCCGCCCGCCACCCGCGTGGCGCGTCAACAGCGAGACCGGCTTCGCCGACATTGTCATGTCCCCGCGCGAGATGTTCTACCACGacgtgcccgacgacgaggccgcctACTGGGTCTCCGAGCTCCAGCCCCAGAGCCTCAAGGCCCTGttcgagggcggcgagttcACCTACCCCGGCTGGAAGGACGTGCCCGTCTGGTACATCGGCACCATCGAGGACCGCGGCCTGCCTGTGGCCGTGCAGCGCATGGGCATCGGCATGGCGCGGGAGATGGGCGGCCGCATCGAGCACAGGGAGCTGCAAACGAGTCACTCGCCGTTCCTGAGCCAGCCGGAGCAGACTGTCGGCATCATGCTTGAGGCGCTCGAAGCGTTTACCGGCAAGCCCGTggactcggcgccgccggcggggcagACAAGCAGGGACCTCACCACCGTGCCCGAGGCCAGACTCTTGCAGCCTCTCACTTGGGTCAAGTTCGGCCTGCCGCTCATCTTTGGACGTTTCATCGGGAGGAGCATCCTCATCTTTGGCGGCATCAAGAAGTTCTTCGGGTCCAGGTCGTAG
- the mrs2 gene encoding Mitochondrial inner membrane magnesium transporter mrs2, producing the protein MSSRGALRLILTRGRPPSSAGAIPARLRRQLNTSTPSPPARTLAVKRKSSFWAPSHSTNFWSPNPAPDPSKGDEGRVPDVPPSPDLTVSVAAPPLPAPSAVTEVGEGDEECSPHQIRKQRYLDSLMDKAGELNLHCSILDSKGNWTVEEGSYKKTDLCRAHDLDPRDLRKLDSLTPSVTPTLVPVILTRRTCILISILTFRALIKPDRVIIFEAPGTEESETTRDFKKHLQSNIRAGLFPEHERHEDSEHHEHHLELNYEHRALESVLVAAANSLESEMEFVRGLVKELLNNLEHDINREYLRQLLHYSRRLAGFQSRARNVKSAVDELLDSDEDMSAMYLTDRKQGKPRALHDHDQLELLLESFTKQVEEIVSEVDTTVANMQSTQEISELMLDSSRNALLALDVKVSMATLGIGAGALIAGIFGMNLSTNLEQTPWAFAVVATMSYLFAFLIYIYGVKLLRKVGHVSLVTNPVASMKAAKTQFLKERAAERAARDKELQEARDQAAAAASAAAAAWARAPNADHEQRWHLVRRHLKSRVSLWDRLFRPHLLRRSLLGLRRPPGAPQGKPVIWTNEPATTQTHRVAPKVRPLPGHPGGPPLPRERTAPHVPSYPYGSVPHGRRIPAAYVPVMPNLSSPAEAEHTPVPSVPSISTTLAKAHAQAARSPRVPRTPPPPLADASSYKRDP; encoded by the exons ATGTCCTCGCGCGGGGCACTGCGGCTCATTCTTACACGCGGGCGACCGCCCTCAAGCGCAGGCGCCATCCCCGCACGGCTTCGGCGTCAGCTCAACACGAGCACACCATCGCCACCGGCACGCACGTTGGCCGTGAAGCGCAAGTCGTCGTTCTGGGCGCCGTCGCACTCGACCAACTTTTGGTCGCCCAACCCGGCGCCAGATCCGtccaagggcgacgagggccgtgTACCCGACgtcccgccgtcgcccgaccTCACGGTGTCGgtcgctgcgccgccactgccagcACCTTCCGCCGTCACAGAGGTCGGAGAGGGTGACGAGGAGTGCTCCCCGCACCAGATACGCAAGCAGAGATACCTCGACAGCCTGATGGACAAGGCTGGCGAGCTCAACCTGCATT gcTCAATTCTCGACTCGAAAGGCAATTGGACGGTAGAAGAAGGCAGCTACAAGAAGACGGACCTGTGTCGCGctcacgacctcgac CCTCGTGATCTTCGCAAGCTTGACTCGCTCACGCCGTCCGTCACACCCACACTCGTTCCAGTAATTCTCACCCGCCGCACCTGTATTCTCATCTCGATCCTCACCTTCCGCGCACTCATCAAGCCTGACCGCGTTATCATCTTCGAAGCGCCGGGTACGGAGGAGAGTGAGACCACGCGCGATTTTAAGAAGCATCTCCAGAGCAACATCCGTGCCGGCCTCTTTCCCGAGCACGAACGCCATGAAGACTCGGAGCACCACGAGCaccacctcgagctcaacTATGAgcaccgcgcgctcgagtcggtgctcgtcgccgcggccaactCGCTCGAGAGCGAGATGGAGTTCGTGCGCGGTctcgtcaaggagctcctcAACAACCTCGAACACGACATCAACCGCGAGTATCTCCGTCAGCTGCTGCATTACTCGCGCCGCTTGGCCGGCTTCCAGTCGCGCGCCAGGAATGTCAagtcggccgtcgacgagctcctcgactcggacgaggacaTGTCGGCCATGTATCTCACCGACAGGAAGCAGGGCAAGCCGCGTGCACtgcacgaccacgaccagctcgagctcctgctTGAGAGCTTCACCAAGCAGGTCGAGGAAATCGTGTCAGAGGTCGACACGACAGTCGCCAACATGCAGTCGACGCAGGAGATTTCAGAGCTCATGCTCGACTCGTCTCGGAACGCTCTGCTTGCCCTTGATGTCAAGGTGTCGATGGCGACGCTGGGtatcggcgccggcgcgctcatcgcTGGTATCTTTGGCATGAAC CTTTCCACCAATCTCGAACAGACCCCGTGGGCATTTGCCGTCGTTGCGACCATGTCCTACCTCTTCGCCTTCCTGATCTACATCTACGGCGTCAAGCTCCTCCGCAAGGTCGGGCACGTCTCGCTCGTCACCAACCCTGTGGCGTCGATGAAAGCCGCCAAGACTCAGTTCCTGAAAGAGCGTGCGGCTgagcgtgcggcgcgcgatAAGGAGCTCCAGGAGGCTCGCGACcaagcagcggcggcggctagCGCAGCGGCTGCCGCatgggcgcgggcgccaaACGCCGACCACGAGCAGCGCTGGCATCTTGTGCGTCGGCACCTCAAGTCGCGCGTCTCGCTCTGGGACCGTCTGTTCCGCCCGCACCTCCTTCGCCGgtcgctcctcggcctccgaCGACCTCCCGGTGCTCCGCAGGGCAAGCCGGTGATCTGGACCAACGAGCCAGCCACGACGCAGACCCACCGCGTTGCTCCGAAGGTTCGCCCGCTCCCTGGCCACCCGGGTGGCCCACCCCTACCTCGCGAGCGCACCGCTCCACATGTGCCATCATATCCTTACGGGTCGGTGCCGCACGGACGGCGCATCCCGGCGGCTTATGTGCCCGTGATGCCCAACCTGTCATCAccagccgaggccgagcacaCACCCGTCCCATCAGTCCCTTCAATCTCTACCACACTCGCCAAGGCCCATGCTCAGGCAGCTCGGTCGCCGCGGGTCCcacgcaccccgccgccgccactggctGACGCCTCGTCGTATAAACGCGACCCGTAA
- the rhb1_1 gene encoding GTP-binding protein rhb1, with product MHAERLPRGFWQSTGGPLGDNNGRHTKHVWKDALIAVIVWSNNNGQFGVVLACTPPWRAVLSHPTHILPAFIIIILTSNPFGHSLIVWPNRLIALSLPPPHSHPHPHRPSPGRLLSSLDEQSNNKPPINHNPASFPPPTSPTLHTMNSLLIPSQKPSASRSSSSRAVACPPAQPSPAHRRSPASANTREASPDDYWVSSTSPSSSHSSSASPKTPHYLGHSTPASPRSQPSSLPRSPASCYAHLEPTLSPQPHLERIEARRAEIQSRATSLISITVMATDSGLKRKVVILGSPSVGKTSITQQFTTPPTYNEAYYPTIESTSTRTVKYKGKDYEVEIVDTAGQDEFSLFPPKYAIGVHGYMLVYSIASRQSFEMITTLHEKILDQGGLEKVPCVIVGQKSDLANERRVTKAEGEALAKKLGAAFVESSARDNQNIDVAFDALLGEMQREYNPEPEKKKSSWWPWS from the exons atgcacgccgagcgcctcccGCGGGGGTTTTGGCAAAGCACGGGGGGCCCATTGGGCGACAACAATGGGCGGCACACCAAACACGTTTGGAAGGACGCGTTGATTGCCGTCATTGTGTGGAGCAACAACAATGGTCAATTCGGCGTTGTCCTCGCCTGCACACCACCTTGGAGGGCTGTCCTCTCCCATCCCACTCACATCCTCCCCGCATTCATCATCATCATTCTCACGAGCAATCCTTTCGGTCATTCTTTGATCGTTTGGCCGAATCGGCTCATCGCCCTTTCattgccaccaccacactccCATCCCCACCCGCACCGCCCATCCCCCGGCCGGCTCttgtcgtcgctcgacgagcagagcAACAACAAACCACCTATCAACCACAACCCCGCCTCCTTtcctccacccacctcccctACTCTTCACACCATGAACTCCCTTCTAATCCCATCCCAGAAGCCCTCCGCgtcccgcagcagcagctctcGAGCAGTCGCCTGCCCACCAGCTCAGCCTTCACCAGCACACCGCCGTTCGCCAGCTTCAGCCAACACAAGAGAGGCGTCGCCCGACGACTACTGGGTCTCTTCAACCTCACCTTCGAGCTCACACTCATCCTCTGCGAGTCCCAAGACTCCGCACTACCTCGGACACAGCAcacccgcctcgccccgGTCACAACCGAGCTCACTTCCTCGGTCTCCAGCTTCGTGTTACGCACACCTCGAGCCCACACTCTCCCCCCAGCCACATTTGGAGCGTATTgaagcccgccgcgccgagatcCAAAGCCGCGCAACCTCGCTCATATCAATCACCGTCATGGCCACTGATTCCGGTctcaagcgcaaggtcgTCATTCTGGGTTCTCCCAGTGTCG GCAAGACATCTATCACCCAACAATTCACCACCCCGCCAACGTACAACGAGGCCTACTACCCCACTATCGAGTCCACCAGTACAAGGACTGTCAAgtacaagggcaaggacTACGAGGTGGAGATTGTCGACACGGCCGGTCAG GATGAGTTCTCCCTCTTCCCCCCCAAGTATGCCATTGGCGTCCACGGCTACATGCTCGTCTACTCTATTGCTTCGAGGCAATCGTTCGAAATGATCACGACCCTGCATGAGAAGATCCTCGACCAGGGTGGCCTGGAAAAGGTTCCCTGCGTCATTGTCGGCCAGAAGAgcgacctcgccaacgagcGCCGTGTCACCAAGGCTGAGGGCGAAGCGCTGGCCAAGAAGCTTGGTGCAGCATTCGTCGAGTCGAGTGCTAGGGACAACCAGAACATCG ACGTTGCCTTTGACGCTCTCCTCGGTGAGATGCAGCGCGAGTACAaccccgagcccgagaagaagaagtcTTCTTGGTGGCCTTGGAGCTAG
- the stp1 gene encoding Low molecular weight phosphotyrosine protein phosphatase, translated as MAEAVLANEARLRPGLNLRIDSAGTGAYHAGDDADPRTIAVCKKNNVPIHCIARRVRDSDFDEFDYILAMDQSNLQTLLTRKPKHAKARIALFGTFDPDLALASPGARRQRPRAIEDPYYGGDRGFDECYEQCVRYARGFLDFLQQGGGDIPKL; from the exons atggccgaggccgtgctcgccaacgaggcgCGCCTCCGCCCCGGCCTCAACCTGCGCATCGACTCGGCCGGCACGGGCGCGTACCATGCcggcgacgatgccgacCCGCGCACGATTGCCGTGTGCAAGAAG AACAACGTCCCCATCCACTGCATTGCGCGCCGTGTGCGCGACTCGGACTTTGACGAGTTTGACTACATCCTGGCCATGGACCAGTCGAA CCTCCAGACCCTCCTCACCCGCAAGCCAAAACacgccaaggcgcgcatcGCCCTCTTCGGCACGTTcgaccccgacctcgcgctcgcgtcgcccggcgcgcgccgccagcgccccCGCGCCATCGAGGATCCGTACTAtggcggcgaccgcggcTTTGACGAGTGCTACGAGCAGTGTGTGCGCTACGCCCGCGGCTTCCTCGACTTTCtccagcagggcggcggcgacattCCCAAGTTGTAA
- the CAPZB gene encoding F-actin-capping protein subunit beta isoforms 1 and 2, whose product MSDSTFDALLDLLRRLPPTRIESNVDALIDLAPEYTDDLLANVDQPLHVLHDDAAGRDFLGCDYNREGDSFRSPWTDTYLPPSATQGPQPSARLRQLEIQLNAAFDTYRDLYFEGGVSSVYLWDLDDEPATKDMNFAGVVLVKKEIPRDDGTSSGSWDSLHVFECTERSRTAKYKLTSTVMLVLGTETVTTPDAKGLENVTGKGNVTLSGSMTRQAEQDAPLPNAGAHIPNIGRLVEDTEIKMRNLLSSVYFGKTKDVINELRSQAGLDAKSHEDQLRAELAGRLALRGGGAQ is encoded by the exons ATGTCAGACA GCACCTttgacgcgctcctcgacctgctaCGGCGGCTCCCGCCCACGCGCATCGAGTCGAATGTCGACGCCCTGATCGACCTGGCGCCAGAGTACaccgacgacctgctcgccaaCGTCGACCAGCCGCTGCACGTgctccacgacgacgccgccggccgcgactTTCTCGGATGCGACTACAaccgcgagggcgacagCTTCCGCTCGCCATGGACAGACACGTACCTTCCCCCCTCGGCAACGCAGGGCCCGCAGCCCTCGGCCCGcctccgccagctcgagaTCCAGCTCAACGCGGCGTTCGACACGTACCGCGACCTGTACTTTGAGGGCGGTGTGAGCTCGGTCTACCTGTGGGACCTCGACGATGAGCCGGCGACCAAGGACATGAACTTTGCGGGTGTGGTGTTGGTCAAgaagg AAAtcccccgcgacgacggcacgtcGTCTGGCTCATGGGACTCTCTCCACGTCTTTGAATGCACCGAGCGGTCGCGGACGGCAAAGTACAAGCTCACGTCGACGGTCATGCTGGTCCTCGGCACCGAGACGGTCACGACTCCGGACGCAAAGGGCCTCGAGAATGTGACGGGCAAGGGCAACGTGACGCTGAGCGGCAGCATGACGCGTCAG GCCGAGCAAGACGCGCCGCTACCAAATGCCGGCGCGCACATCCCCAACATTGGCCGCCTGGTCGAGGACACGGA AATCAAGATGCGCAACCTCCTCTCGTCGGTCTACTTCGGCAAGACCAAGGACGTGATCAACGAGCTGCGCTCACAGGCTGGCCTGGACGCAAAGTCGCACGAGGACCAGCTGcgtgccgagctggccggccggctggcgctaaggggcggcggagcgcaGTAG
- the rhb1_1 gene encoding GTP-binding protein rhb1, whose amino-acid sequence MVATPTTTNDRHHLPPLTARADSPYSSLGPFAHILHTSSPRHTLLIAIDTPLLPITSDDINTTTGTHGSISPHLERIEARRAEIQSRATSLISITVMATDSGLKRKVVILGSPSVGKTSITQQFTTPPTYNEAYYPTIESTSTRTVKYKGKDYEVEIVDTAGQDEFSLFPPKYAIGVHGYMLVYSIASRQSFEMITTLHEKILDQGGLEKVPCVIVGQKSDLANERRVTKAEGEALAKKLGAAFVESSARDNQNIDVAFDALLGEMQREYNPEPEKKKSSWWPWS is encoded by the exons ATGGtggccacacccaccaccacaaacGACCGACACCACTTGCCTCCTCTtaccgcgcgcgccgactcgccgtACTCGTCGCTTGGCCCATTTGCACATATACTACACACCTCCTCTCCCCGACACACACTACTCATCGCCATCGACACTCCTCTTCTACCCATCACCAGTGACGACATCAACACGACCACGGGCACACACGG TTCCATCTCG CCACATTTGGAGCGTATTgaagcccgccgcgccgagatcCAAAGCCGCGCAACCTCGCTCATATCAATCACCGTCATGGCCACTGATTCCGGTctcaagcgcaaggtcgTCATTCTGGGTTCTCCCAGTGTCG GCAAGACATCTATCACCCAACAATTCACCACCCCGCCAACGTACAACGAGGCCTACTACCCCACTATCGAGTCCACCAGTACAAGGACTGTCAAgtacaagggcaaggacTACGAGGTGGAGATTGTCGACACGGCCGGTCAG GATGAGTTCTCCCTCTTCCCCCCCAAGTATGCCATTGGCGTCCACGGCTACATGCTCGTCTACTCTATTGCTTCGAGGCAATCGTTCGAAATGATCACGACCCTGCATGAGAAGATCCTCGACCAGGGTGGCCTGGAAAAGGTTCCCTGCGTCATTGTCGGCCAGAAGAgcgacctcgccaacgagcGCCGTGTCACCAAGGCTGAGGGCGAAGCGCTGGCCAAGAAGCTTGGTGCAGCATTCGTCGAGTCGAGTGCTAGGGACAACCAGAACATCG ACGTTGCCTTTGACGCTCTCCTCGGTGAGATGCAGCGCGAGTACAaccccgagcccgagaagaagaagtcTTCTTGGTGGCCTTGGAGCTAG
- the HTA1_0 gene encoding Histone H2A, translating to MSSGGKSGGKAGGETKSSSRSSKAGLQFPVGRIHRLLKKGNYAQRVGSGAPVYLAAVLEYLAAEILELAGNAARDNKKSRIVPRHLQLAVRNDEELNKLLGSVVISQGGVLPNILSELLPQKTTKKAPKSQEV from the exons ATGTCTTCTGGTGGCAAGTCTGGCGGCAAGGCTGGCGGCGAGACCaagtcgtcctcgcgctcttCCAAGGCCGGCCTCCAGT TCCCCGTGGGCCGTATCCACCGTCTCCTCAAGAAGGGCAACTATGCCCAGCGTGTCGGCTCCGGTGCCCCCGTCTacctcgccgctgtcctCGAGT ACCTCGCCGCTGagatcctcgagctcgcgggcaacgccgcgcgcgacaaCAAGAAGTCGCGTATCGTCCCACGCCacctccagctcgccgtccgcaacgacgaggagctcaacaagctcctcggcagcgtcgtcaTCTCGCAGGGCGGTGTCCTCCCCAACATCCTCTCCGAGCTCCTTCCCCAGAAG ACCACCAAGAAGGCCCCCAAGTCGCAGGAGGTCTAA
- the LACTB2 gene encoding Endoribonuclease LACTB2: MNGPGDLVPLPNAARLSPHVTRILGQNPSLMTLQGTNSYLLQPPSSPTAPAILVDTTSEETSAAWLDLLVERLTTDTGGLAPLAHVVLTHRHPDHVGGLPILLRKLKELGAPPPQVWKLPSPDEAELQAGREKAWSDQAIGDTLRALEGTFVPFSPSEPLWPLKADGVVVAVDPSSGESGAAEARALADGGSLPDVPEASRVSVRVVHTPGHTADSVSLVLGEGERGVFTGDTVLGQGTTIFADFGAYMASLKTLLALNAPVLYPAHGPAIEGKEAAHAHIAEYIKHRQDREDIIVGVIKGIADEPGSLGTKLEALRQAKAATVSAAGLPPPVVADATAAAAAADLTPAFPAAGAPGDKAASVSHLCHLVYQSGHPGLLMAASRTMGSHLAKLESEGKVRKVTAPLPVISGWTAEPAKDGEAWEWIGGSSRL; the protein is encoded by the exons ATGAACGGCCCAGGCGACCTCGTCCCCCTGCCcaacgcggcgcggctgAGCCCGCACGTCACCCGCATCCTGGGGCAGAACCCGTCCCTCATGACGCTGCAGGGGACCAACAGCTACCTCCTCCAgccgcccagcagccccacggcgccggcaatCCTGGTCGACACGACGAGCGAGGAGACGTCGGCCGCGtggctcgacctgctcgtcgagcggctcacgaccgacacgggcgggctcgcgccgctcgcgcacgtAGTGCtcacccaccgccacccgGACCACGTTGGCGGGCTGCCCATCCTCCTCCGtaagctcaaggagctcggcgcgccgcccccgcaggTATGGAAGCTGCcctcgcccgacgaggccgagctgcaggccGGGCGGGAGAAGGCGTGGTCCGACCAGGCGATCGGCGACACGCTCCGCGCGCTAGAGGGCACGTTTGTGCCGTTCTCGCCGTCCGAGCCGCTGTGGCCCCTCAAggcggacggcgtcgtcgtggccgtcgacccgagctcgggcgagtcgggcgccGCAGAGGcccgcgcgctggccgacggcgggagCCTGCCGGACGTGCCGGAGGCGTCCCGCGTCTccgtccgcgtcgtccacACCCCCGGACACacggccgactcggtgtccctcgtgctcggcgagggcgagaggggcGTGTTTACCGGCGACACGGTGCTCGGGCAGGGCACGACCATCTTCGCGGATTTCGGCGCGT ACATGGCATCGCTCAagaccctcctcgcgctcaacgcgCCCGTTCTGTACCCCGCCCACGGGCCCGCCATCGAGGGCAAAGAGGCCGCGCACGCCCACATCGCAGAGTACATCAAGCACCGGCAGGACCGCGAGGACATaatcgtcggcgtcatcaaGGGgatcgccgacgagccgggcAGCCTGggcaccaagctcgaggcgctgcggcaggccaaggcggccacCGTGTCGGCAGCGGGCCTCCCACCGCCGGTCGTCGCGGACGCtaccgctgctgctgccgcggccgacctcACGCCGGCGTTTCCCGCCGCTGGAGCCCCGGGGGACAAGGCCGCGTCCGTGTCCCATCTCTGCCACCTCGTCTACCAGTCTGGCCACCCGGGCCTCCTCATGGCCGCGTCCCGCACCATGGGCTCGCatctcgccaagctcgagagcgagggcaaGGTCCGAAAGGTGACGGCGCCGCTACCGGTCATCAGCGGCTGGACTGCCGAGCCCGCaaaggacggcgaggcgtggGAGTGGATCGGGGGTTCGTCGAGGTTGTAG
- the HTB1_0 gene encoding Histone H2B, translating to MPIAVPVAKPSTAPNSRTGAKAPAKAVKTPAATPNASGNGKPQRRKKRKESYNSYIYKVLKQVHPDTGISNKAMMIMNSFVQDLFDRIANEASNLAKINKKATLASREIQTAVRLILPGELSKHAISEGTKSTTELLAEPAGSVQRATLLRPGPEELLDAAKDEDAPPDETSKDERQAELDPSERLQESGLGHGGEVPACLPRRRRRVHGLAGKRFERLKHDADSLLRLAQERRVTRLQLPVLDAAAHLPRHADAHALHGHRQAAVLDGADVPDGHVLPAGGLEALGLELGDPVGGLVVGHVVVEHLARGHDNVGEAGLAVDAPRGWRAAEQRVHEGEAWQVAARGDEDDADDTAGGAVSRPRETLDRAVADDAAVRAPGTKTKLQH from the exons ATG cccaTCGCCGTCCCCGTCGCCAAGCCGTCCACCGCGCCCAACAGCCGcaccggcgccaaggccccAGCCAAG GCCGTCAAGACTCCGGCCGCCACTCCCAATGcgagcggcaacggcaagccccagcgccgcaagaagcgcaaggagtCCTACAACAGCTACATCTACAAGGTCCTCAAGCAGGTTCACCCGGACACTGGCATCAG CAACAAGGCCATGATGATCATGAACTCGTTCGTCCAGGACCTCTTCGACCGTATCGCCAACGAGGCGTCCAACCTCGCCAAGATCAACAAGAAGGCCACCCTCGCGTCGCGTGAGATCCAGACCGCCGTCCGCCTCATCCTCCCGGGCGAGCTCTCGAAGCACGCCATCTCGGAGGGTACCAAGTCCACCACCGAGCTCCT GGCCGAGCCTGCCGGCTCAGTTCAGCGTGCCACACTCCTACGACCTGGACCCGAAGAACTTCTTGATGCCGCCAAAGATGAGGATGCTCCTCCCGATGAAACGTCCAAAGATGAGCGGCAGGCCGAACTTGACCCAAGTGAGAGGCTGCAAGAGTCTGGCCTCGGGCACGGTGGTGAGGTCCCTGCTTGTctgccccgccggcggcgccgagtccACGGGCTTGCCGGTAAACGCTTCGAGCGCCTCAAGCATGATGCCGACAGTCTGCTCCGGCTGGCTCAGGAACGGCGAGTGACTCGTTTGCAGCTCCCTGTGCTCGATGCGGCCGCCCATCTCCCGCGCCATGCCGATGCCCATGCGCTGCACGGCCACAGGCAGGCCGCGGTCCTCGATGGTGCCGATGTACCAGACGGGCACGTCCTTCCAGCCGGG GGCCTTGAGGCTCTGGGGCTGGAGCTCGGAGACCCAGTaggcggcctcgtcgtcgggcacgtCGTGGTAGAACATCTCGCGCGGGGACATGACAATGTCGGCGAAGCCGGTCTCGCTGTTGACGCGCCACGCGGGTGGCGGGCGGCCGAACAGAGGGTCCATGAAGGAGAGGCCTGGCAGGTTGCAGCCCGAGGCGATGAGGAtgatgccgacgacacggccggTGGCGCCGTCTCGCGGCCCCGTGAAACCCTGGACCGAGCTGTTgccgacgatgccgccgTACGA GCGCCCGGGACCAAGACGAAG CTTCAACATTGA
- the GAL7 gene encoding Galactose-1-phosphate uridylyltransferase, which yields MTLPSFEPTEHPHRRYNPLTGKHVLVSPHRTKRPWNGQTEEPVKVSLPAHDPKCYLCPGNNRIGGHKNPHYEHTYLFANDFPALLPGDLPLVPGSMPELPASGSVPDGVDGLFASEPVRGRCSVLCFHPRHDVTLARMNHKDILAVVQKWRKVYLQESDFLRTTARPGAKDEGYVQIFENRGDMMGASAPHPHGQIWTLSYVPDEPATELDNLAKYAASASAVASAKAHPDHPVRGDGAPCLLCAYAADEVRRGERVVAIDEEGGWVAVVPFWAVWPFEVMVLPYKRHIPSIAQMTPEEDAGLARVLKETLIRYDNLFSCPFPYSMGLHQAPLPPTNPDSDPAHTHFHFYPPLLRSATVRKFLVGFEMLGEAQRDLTAEQAAARLRNLDTVHYLDLQSRVPSPHGSPPI from the exons atGACGCTCCCGTCGTTCGAGCCAACAGAGCACCCCCACCGGCGCT ACAACCCCCTCACTGGCAAGCACGTCCTCGTGTCGCCTCACCGCACCAAGCGGCCATGGAAC GGACAGACCGAGGAGCCAGTCAAGGTCAGCCTCCCGGCCCACGACCCAAAGTGCTACCTGTGCCCTGGCAACAACCGTATCGGCGGGCACAAGAACCCCCACTATGAGCACACCTAC CTCTTCGCCAACGACTTCCCGGCCCTCCTGCCAGGCGACCTCCCGCTGGTGCCGGGCTCGATGCCCGAGCTGCCCGCGTCCGGCTCGGTGccggacggcgtcgacggcctgtTCGCGTCCGAGCCGGTTCGTGGCCGCTGCTCGGTGCTGTGCTTCCACCCGCGTCACGACGTGACGCTCGCCCGCATGAACCACAAGGACAttctcgccgtcgtccagaAGTGGCGCAAGGTCTACCTCCAGGAATCCGACTTCCTGCGCACTACGGCACGCCCCGGCGCCAAGGATGAGGGCTACGTCCAGATCTTCGAG AACCGCGGAGACATGATGGGAGCGTCGGCGCCCCACCCCCACGGCCAGATCTGGACGCTGTCATATGTGCCCGACGAGCCTGCGACGGAGCTGGACAACCTCGCCAAGTACGccgcatcggcgtcggctgtCGCTTCGGCCAAGGCGCACCCCGACCACCctgtgcgcggcgacggcgccccTTGCCTGTTGTGTGCTTACGCCGCTGACGAGGTGCGCCGGggtgagcgcgtcgtcgccatcgacgaggagggcggatGGGTCGCCGTTGTGCCCTTCTGGGCCGTGTGGCCATTCGAGGTCATGGTGCTGCCATACAAGCGCCACATTCCCAGCATTGCGCAGATGACccccgaggaggacgccggtCTGGCAAGGGTGCTCAAGGAGACGCTTATCCGCTACGACAACCTCTTCTC GTGCCCCTTCCCCTACTCGATGGGCCTGCACCAGGCGCCGTTGCCTCCCACCAACCCTGACAGCGACCCAGCCCACACCCACTTCCACTTCTACCCCCCTCTCCTGCGCTCTGCGACTGTGCGCAAGTTCCTCGTTGGATTCGAGatgctcggcgaggcgcagcgcgaccTCACCGCAGAGCAGGCCGCCGCACGCCTGCGCAACCTCGACACGGTGCACTACCTCGACCTGCAGAGCCGCGTACCGAGCCCACACGGCAGCCCTCCAATCTAG